The Microbacterium paraoxydans genome includes a window with the following:
- a CDS encoding carbohydrate ABC transporter permease, translated as MRSHKWFTPWLLLAPAVIWVLVFALWPFLNTVVLSFTDARPLRTPEFVGGANYERMFGDEMFWNALTTCLIYVVVCVPLLTILPLLLALLVQKKLPGISFFRTTFYFPVIASVVVVALIWTWLFDSRGIINQTLEFLGLIDQPMAFLVDRWLLLGCAILLTVWKGLGYYMVVYLAALGNVGKELHEAAMLDGASSFRRFLSVTIPSVRGAMLLIAVLIAVSAMRVFAELDVLSKSTGGPGGYDMSLVMLIRQVGSGLNGNIGYASAISVALFLLTLVPLAAIAFMNREKKAKVSA; from the coding sequence ATGAGATCCCACAAGTGGTTCACCCCGTGGCTGCTCCTCGCCCCCGCCGTGATCTGGGTGCTGGTGTTCGCGCTCTGGCCGTTCCTGAACACCGTCGTGCTCAGCTTCACGGACGCCCGCCCCCTGCGGACCCCGGAGTTCGTCGGCGGCGCGAACTACGAGCGCATGTTCGGCGACGAGATGTTCTGGAACGCGCTGACCACCTGCCTCATCTACGTGGTCGTGTGCGTGCCGCTGCTCACGATCCTCCCGCTGCTCCTCGCCCTCCTCGTGCAGAAGAAGCTCCCCGGCATCTCGTTCTTCCGCACCACGTTCTACTTCCCCGTCATCGCCTCGGTCGTCGTGGTCGCCCTCATCTGGACCTGGCTGTTCGACAGCCGCGGCATCATCAACCAGACCCTGGAGTTCCTCGGCCTCATCGACCAGCCGATGGCCTTCCTCGTCGACCGCTGGCTGCTGCTCGGCTGCGCGATCCTGCTGACCGTGTGGAAGGGACTCGGGTACTACATGGTGGTGTACCTCGCCGCCCTGGGGAACGTGGGCAAGGAGCTGCACGAGGCCGCGATGCTCGACGGGGCGAGCTCCTTCCGCCGCTTCCTCTCCGTCACGATCCCGTCGGTGCGCGGGGCGATGCTCCTCATCGCCGTCCTCATCGCGGTGTCCGCCATGCGCGTGTTCGCCGAGCTCGACGTGCTCTCCAAGAGCACGGGCGGCCCGGGCGGCTACGACATGTCGCTCGTGATGCTCATCCGGCAGGTGGGCTCGGGCCTGAACGGCAACATCGGCTACGCGTCCGCGATCAGCGTGGCGCTGTTCCTCCTCACGCTCGTGCCGCTCGCGGCGATCGCGTTCATGAACCGCGAGAAGAAGGCGAAGGTCTCCGCATGA
- a CDS encoding alpha-mannosidase, whose translation MHDDTSLTVGRVKRVLDERIRPAIHSAAVPLTVEAHQLPGEPIAPADGLALSFAPAAVGELWGPAWGTTWFKLTGRVPAEWAGRRVEALIDLGFDVNMTGFQCEALAYRPDGTPIKSINPRNQWVPIVETAAGDEPVELYLEGASNPVLLDYHPFLPTQEGDVLTSSKEPLYRLRRLDLAVFEPEVFDLSLDLEVLFELQAELPATSPRRMRILQALDDALDVLDLQHIVETAGDARARLADVLAAPAEASAHRISAVGHAHIDSAWLWPVRETIRKVARTTSSMTTLIEEQPEFQYGMSSAQQYAWIKEHRPEVWERVKAAVAAGRFLPLGGMWVESDTVMPTGESLVRQFSHGQRFFEREFGLRSKGVWLPDSFGYSPALPQLMRRAGFEWFFTQKISWNQQNVFPHHSFLWEGIDGSQVFTHFPSMDTYNSQLSGIEVAKASRQFKENRLSSRSIAPVGWGDGGGGTTREMTGKAERLRDLEGSAQVVWEHPDVFFDAAKAELPNPAVWVGELYLELHRGTLTSQHATKALHRWAEHALVEAELWAATDAVRTGAAYPQAELDRLWQAVLLHEFHDILPGTSIAWVHREAVAVLSDVLSDARDIADAARRSLAGEGDRELRFEPTSVGRGRALGASWVPEPVEGPVSLVEDASAGSATHPGWRVENELVSVLVSAEGLIVSAVDKATGRETVAPGKAANLFQLHQDFPNMWDAWDIDRYYRNSVDDLTAVSSIEASLVNGVAQIVVVRPFSESTITQTILLAPDSRTVLLRNEVDWHETEKLLKLAFPLDIQASHTEAETQFGYQARVTHTNTSWEAAKFETSMHRFVLVREQDFGAALVNDSIYGYDTTREVGEDGVTTTVRLSLLRAPRFPDPDTDHGLHEIEVGFVIGADAAIATAEGIRLNSMPTVIRGEREVEPLVEVSGDGIVVSAVKLADDGSGDVIVRVYEALGRRAVGELSVGFEHREVREVSLIEDEIEAPRLGGGLHLRPFEVRTLRIVR comes from the coding sequence ATGCATGACGACACCTCGCTCACCGTCGGCCGCGTCAAGCGGGTCCTCGACGAGCGCATCCGCCCCGCGATCCACTCGGCCGCGGTTCCCCTCACGGTCGAGGCGCATCAGCTCCCCGGAGAGCCCATCGCCCCGGCGGACGGCCTGGCGCTCTCCTTCGCCCCGGCCGCGGTCGGCGAGCTGTGGGGCCCGGCCTGGGGGACCACGTGGTTCAAGCTCACCGGTCGGGTGCCCGCGGAGTGGGCCGGGCGCCGGGTCGAGGCGCTGATCGACCTGGGCTTCGACGTGAACATGACGGGGTTCCAGTGCGAGGCCCTCGCCTACCGGCCGGACGGCACGCCGATCAAGAGCATCAACCCGCGGAACCAGTGGGTGCCGATCGTGGAGACGGCGGCGGGCGATGAGCCCGTCGAGCTCTACCTGGAGGGCGCGTCCAACCCTGTGCTCCTCGACTACCACCCCTTCCTGCCGACCCAGGAGGGCGACGTCCTCACCTCCTCGAAGGAGCCGCTGTACCGGCTGCGGCGCCTCGACCTCGCGGTGTTCGAGCCCGAGGTGTTCGACCTGTCGCTCGACCTCGAGGTGCTGTTCGAGCTGCAGGCGGAGCTCCCTGCCACGTCGCCGCGCCGCATGCGCATCCTGCAGGCCCTGGACGACGCGCTCGACGTGCTCGACCTGCAGCACATCGTGGAGACCGCCGGCGACGCGCGGGCACGGCTCGCGGACGTGCTCGCCGCTCCGGCCGAAGCGAGTGCGCACCGGATCTCGGCCGTCGGCCACGCGCACATCGACTCCGCCTGGCTGTGGCCGGTGCGCGAGACGATCCGCAAGGTCGCGCGCACGACCTCGTCCATGACCACGCTCATCGAGGAGCAGCCCGAGTTCCAGTACGGCATGTCGAGCGCGCAGCAGTACGCCTGGATCAAGGAGCACCGTCCCGAGGTGTGGGAGCGGGTCAAGGCCGCCGTCGCCGCCGGACGCTTCCTGCCCCTCGGCGGCATGTGGGTGGAGTCCGACACCGTGATGCCGACGGGGGAGTCGCTCGTGCGGCAGTTCTCGCACGGGCAGCGGTTCTTCGAGCGGGAGTTCGGCCTCCGGTCGAAGGGCGTGTGGCTGCCGGACAGCTTCGGCTACTCGCCGGCCCTGCCGCAGCTCATGCGCCGTGCCGGGTTCGAGTGGTTCTTCACGCAGAAGATCTCCTGGAACCAGCAGAACGTCTTCCCGCACCACTCCTTCCTCTGGGAGGGCATCGACGGCTCGCAGGTATTCACGCACTTCCCGTCGATGGACACCTACAACTCGCAGCTGAGCGGCATAGAGGTCGCGAAGGCCTCGCGGCAGTTCAAGGAGAACCGCCTCAGCTCGCGGTCGATCGCCCCGGTCGGCTGGGGTGACGGCGGCGGCGGCACGACGCGCGAGATGACGGGCAAGGCCGAGCGGCTGCGCGACCTCGAGGGCAGCGCGCAGGTGGTGTGGGAGCACCCGGACGTGTTCTTCGACGCCGCCAAGGCCGAGCTGCCGAACCCCGCCGTGTGGGTCGGCGAGCTCTACCTCGAACTGCACCGCGGCACGCTCACGAGCCAGCACGCCACGAAGGCTCTGCATCGCTGGGCCGAGCACGCGCTCGTGGAGGCCGAGTTGTGGGCCGCGACCGACGCCGTGCGCACCGGCGCCGCGTACCCGCAGGCCGAGCTCGACCGGCTCTGGCAAGCCGTGCTGCTGCACGAGTTCCACGACATCCTGCCCGGCACCTCGATCGCGTGGGTGCACCGGGAGGCCGTCGCCGTGCTGTCCGACGTGCTGTCGGATGCGCGCGACATCGCCGACGCCGCGCGCCGGTCGCTCGCCGGGGAGGGCGACCGCGAGCTGCGGTTCGAGCCGACCTCGGTGGGTCGGGGGCGCGCACTGGGCGCCTCGTGGGTCCCTGAACCCGTCGAAGGGCCGGTCTCGCTCGTCGAGGACGCTTCGGCAGGCTCAGCGACCCACCCGGGATGGCGCGTGGAGAACGAACTCGTGTCCGTGCTGGTCTCGGCCGAGGGGCTGATCGTCTCGGCCGTCGACAAGGCCACAGGGCGGGAGACGGTCGCGCCCGGCAAGGCCGCGAACCTGTTCCAGCTGCACCAGGACTTCCCGAACATGTGGGACGCGTGGGACATCGACCGCTACTACCGCAACAGCGTCGATGACCTCACCGCGGTCTCGTCGATCGAAGCGTCGCTCGTGAACGGTGTCGCGCAGATCGTCGTCGTGCGTCCGTTCTCGGAGTCGACCATCACGCAGACGATCCTCCTCGCGCCCGACTCGCGCACGGTGCTGCTGCGCAACGAGGTCGACTGGCACGAGACCGAGAAGCTGCTCAAGCTCGCCTTCCCGCTCGACATCCAGGCGTCGCACACTGAAGCCGAGACGCAGTTCGGCTACCAGGCGCGCGTCACCCACACGAACACGAGCTGGGAGGCGGCGAAGTTCGAGACCTCGATGCACCGCTTCGTGCTGGTGCGCGAGCAGGACTTCGGTGCGGCCCTCGTGAACGACTCGATCTACGGGTACGACACGACGCGCGAGGTCGGCGAGGACGGGGTCACCACGACCGTGCGGCTCTCCCTTCTGCGGGCGCCGCGCTTCCCCGACCCGGACACGGACCACGGGCTCCATGAGATCGAGGTCGGCTTCGTGATCGGTGCCGACGCCGCGATCGCGACCGCCGAGGGCATCCGCCTCAACAGCATGCCCACGGTGATCCGCGGGGAGCGCGAGGTCGAGCCGCTGGTGGAGGTGTCGGGCGACGGGATCGTCGTCTCGGCCGTGAAGCTCGCCGACGACGGCTCCGGCGATGTCATCGTTCGTGTGTATGAGGCGCTCGGGCGTCGGGCGGTCGGCGAGCTCTCCGTCGGCTTCGAGCACCGCGAGGTGCGCGAGGTGAGCCTGATCGAGGACGAGATCGAGGCGCCCCGCCTCGGCGGCGGGCTCCACCTCCGCCCCTTCGAGGTCCGCACCCTCCGCATCGTCCGCTGA
- a CDS encoding glycoside hydrolase 5 family protein has translation MTQRGALDAPLRFGANYTPSTDWMHSWLDFTPDDVRRDFAALATLGLDHVRVFPLWTVLQPNRTLIRAKAIDDVRAMVDIAAEFGLDASVDVIQGHLSSFDFVPSWLYTWHDRNMFTDPSALDGQAQLVERLAGALRDAPNFLGLTLGNETNQFSAHTHPSPWPVTTDEAGAWIEALLAAADRGAPGLPHVHSEYDAVWYMDDHGFTPAHASRLGAMTTIHSWIFNGTAQRYGGRSVAADRHAEYLIELSRAFATDPARPIWLQEVGAPSNCLDESEMPGFLEATVRSALRTENLWGVTWWCSHDVSRELADFPELEYSLGLIDQEGAAKPLGRRFAELIPELRARTAAPARPTAIVVDVDEQEVPVSRAALSPGGAVFQAWVDACAAGDDPALVTSRTAQDPAALEARGIRRLIHPAPSASDVTRYASVNTVV, from the coding sequence ATGACGCAGCGCGGCGCTCTCGACGCCCCACTCCGCTTCGGGGCGAACTACACGCCGTCGACGGACTGGATGCACTCCTGGCTCGACTTCACCCCGGACGACGTGCGCCGCGACTTCGCGGCCCTCGCCACGCTCGGCCTCGACCACGTGCGCGTATTCCCGCTCTGGACCGTCCTGCAGCCGAACCGCACCCTGATCCGGGCGAAGGCGATCGACGACGTGCGCGCCATGGTCGACATCGCCGCCGAGTTCGGGCTGGACGCGAGCGTCGATGTCATCCAGGGGCATCTGTCGAGCTTCGACTTCGTCCCGTCCTGGCTGTACACCTGGCACGACCGGAACATGTTCACCGATCCGAGCGCCCTGGACGGCCAGGCGCAGCTCGTGGAGCGGCTGGCCGGCGCGCTGCGGGACGCCCCGAACTTCCTCGGGCTCACGCTCGGCAACGAGACGAACCAGTTCTCCGCGCACACCCACCCCTCGCCGTGGCCGGTCACGACGGATGAGGCGGGCGCCTGGATCGAGGCGCTGCTCGCCGCAGCGGACCGGGGCGCTCCGGGGTTGCCGCATGTGCACAGCGAGTACGACGCGGTCTGGTACATGGACGATCACGGGTTCACGCCGGCGCATGCCTCCCGCCTCGGCGCGATGACGACCATCCACTCCTGGATCTTCAACGGCACGGCGCAGCGCTACGGTGGGCGCTCCGTCGCGGCGGACCGTCATGCCGAGTACCTCATCGAGCTCTCCCGCGCCTTCGCGACGGATCCCGCCCGGCCCATCTGGCTGCAGGAGGTGGGTGCCCCCTCGAACTGCCTCGACGAGAGCGAGATGCCCGGATTCCTCGAGGCCACCGTGCGCTCGGCTCTCCGCACCGAGAACCTCTGGGGCGTGACCTGGTGGTGCTCGCACGACGTGAGCCGGGAGCTCGCCGACTTCCCGGAGCTGGAGTACTCCCTCGGGCTGATCGACCAGGAGGGTGCGGCGAAGCCCCTCGGCCGCCGGTTCGCGGAGCTCATCCCCGAGCTGCGTGCCCGCACCGCGGCTCCGGCTCGTCCGACAGCGATCGTCGTGGACGTCGACGAGCAGGAGGTGCCGGTGAGCCGGGCGGCGCTGAGCCCCGGCGGCGCGGTCTTCCAGGCCTGGGTCGACGCGTGCGCCGCCGGCGACGACCCCGCGCTGGTGACCTCCCGCACCGCACAGGACCCCGCGGCGCTGGAGGCACGCGGCATCCGCCGCCTCATCCACCCCGCCCCGTCCGCGTCCGACGTGACGCGCTACGCCTCCGTCAACACCGTCGTCTGA
- a CDS encoding glycosyltransferase, translating into MSVTSSDDPIDASRDATAVQPRPLKILLGCDTFAPDINGAARFAERLAAGLVQRGHEVHVVAPNQAYRRTAPRTEVIEGEPMTLHRLPSVRWAPHDWLRFVWPWRSKHYARKVLDAVQPDVVHIQSHIVIGRGLARMAKQRGIPVIATNHVMAENILDHTTMPKFVDDLVLKFAWADAKRTFDLTRAITTPTRRAADFLEKTVEVRGVIPVSCGIDRSQYTPVIAPREENRLVFVGRLTAEKQVEVILKAMTKLDPALNTTFDIVGGGDQRKQLEHLTAQLGLSDRVTFHGRTTDEELRALLSRASLFVIASIAELQSIATMEAMASALPIVAADAVALPHLVHDGENGHLFTPGDVDDLAAKLTAVLTASPGEYERMQKASLDGVAIHDINRTLDTFEALYRDEPLPE; encoded by the coding sequence ATCTCTGTGACCTCCTCCGACGATCCGATCGATGCGTCGCGCGACGCCACCGCCGTACAGCCCCGTCCGCTGAAGATCCTCCTCGGGTGTGACACGTTCGCCCCCGACATCAACGGCGCCGCCCGGTTCGCCGAGCGTCTCGCCGCCGGACTCGTGCAGCGCGGGCACGAGGTGCACGTCGTCGCCCCCAACCAGGCCTACCGTCGCACCGCGCCTCGCACCGAGGTCATCGAGGGGGAGCCGATGACGCTCCACCGCCTGCCCTCCGTGCGCTGGGCCCCGCACGACTGGCTGCGCTTCGTGTGGCCGTGGCGCTCCAAGCACTACGCCCGGAAGGTGCTCGACGCCGTGCAGCCCGACGTCGTGCACATCCAGTCCCACATCGTGATCGGGCGTGGACTCGCCCGCATGGCGAAGCAGCGCGGCATCCCGGTCATCGCGACGAACCACGTCATGGCCGAGAACATCCTCGACCACACGACCATGCCGAAGTTCGTCGACGACCTGGTGCTCAAGTTCGCCTGGGCCGACGCGAAGCGCACCTTCGACCTGACGCGGGCGATCACCACGCCCACGCGTCGGGCCGCCGACTTCCTGGAGAAGACGGTCGAGGTGCGCGGCGTCATCCCGGTGAGCTGCGGCATCGACCGCTCCCAGTACACCCCGGTCATCGCCCCGCGCGAGGAGAACCGGCTCGTGTTCGTGGGCCGGCTGACGGCGGAGAAGCAGGTCGAGGTCATCCTCAAGGCCATGACGAAGCTCGACCCGGCACTGAACACGACGTTCGACATCGTCGGAGGCGGAGACCAGCGCAAGCAGCTCGAGCACCTGACGGCACAGCTCGGGTTGTCGGACCGGGTCACCTTCCACGGCCGGACCACCGACGAGGAGCTGCGGGCGCTGCTGTCCCGCGCGAGCCTCTTCGTCATCGCGTCGATCGCCGAGCTGCAGTCCATCGCGACGATGGAGGCCATGGCATCGGCGCTGCCGATCGTCGCCGCAGACGCCGTCGCCCTGCCGCACCTCGTGCACGACGGCGAGAACGGGCACCTCTTCACGCCGGGAGACGTCGACGACCTCGCCGCGAAGCTCACCGCCGTGCTGACCGCCTCCCCCGGCGAGTACGAGCGGATGCAGAAGGCGTCGCTCGACGGCGTGGCCATCCACGACATCAACCGCACGCTCGACACCTTCGAGGCGCTGTACCGCGACGAGCCGCTGCCCGAGTGA
- a CDS encoding glycosyltransferase — translation MHVVFFADQHLDSLGGAQVSMRLQRTFLERTGHTVTVVAPRMHARRDDAAPSEGNVDLPSLPITLDREYAMTWPGRATDRVLDRAMAHRPPVDLVHVQADFWGAFIGHRFAARHGIPVVHTMHNRVDVGLAAVTPLHRPVLAVLNLWRRTALRGIGVPVGGSDGWSYLRGLAAGAAAVTAPSGHFARRLEQNGVARTVDVVWNGIDDDVRAQTLAAAPAERTPGRPRFVWLGRMSPEKRLLPFLQAWVDAGIDAELEVIGGGGQRAAAERIVAGRADVRFAGRLSYAQTLERIAAADALVQTSIGFETQGMTPFEAATLGTPSVVCDPDIAAELQGGLWAVPTTDPAARGRTVEAQRIEALAATLRQAAADIADGTAPQPVPAVADAFRQSSRTAAMIEVYERVLPRS, via the coding sequence ATGCACGTCGTCTTCTTCGCCGATCAGCACCTCGACTCCCTCGGCGGGGCGCAGGTGTCGATGCGGCTGCAGCGGACGTTCCTGGAGCGTACGGGGCACACCGTGACGGTCGTCGCGCCCCGTATGCACGCACGGCGTGACGACGCCGCACCATCCGAGGGGAACGTCGACCTCCCGTCGCTGCCGATCACCCTCGACCGGGAGTACGCGATGACCTGGCCGGGGCGGGCGACCGACCGGGTCCTCGACCGGGCGATGGCGCACCGTCCGCCCGTCGATCTCGTCCACGTGCAGGCCGACTTCTGGGGCGCCTTCATCGGGCACCGCTTCGCCGCCCGCCACGGGATCCCGGTCGTGCACACGATGCACAACCGCGTCGATGTCGGTCTGGCCGCGGTCACCCCGTTGCACCGCCCCGTGCTCGCCGTGCTCAACCTGTGGCGCCGCACCGCCCTCCGCGGCATCGGTGTGCCGGTCGGTGGCAGCGACGGGTGGTCGTACCTCCGAGGTCTCGCGGCGGGCGCCGCCGCCGTCACGGCCCCGTCCGGGCACTTCGCGCGACGCCTGGAGCAGAACGGCGTGGCGCGGACGGTCGATGTCGTGTGGAACGGCATCGACGATGACGTCCGTGCGCAGACCCTCGCAGCGGCACCCGCCGAACGGACGCCGGGGCGCCCGCGCTTCGTCTGGCTCGGACGGATGAGTCCGGAGAAGCGCCTGCTCCCGTTCCTCCAGGCCTGGGTCGACGCGGGCATCGACGCCGAGCTCGAGGTGATCGGCGGCGGCGGACAGCGCGCCGCGGCCGAACGCATCGTCGCGGGGCGTGCGGACGTACGGTTCGCCGGCCGACTCTCGTATGCGCAGACGCTCGAGCGGATCGCCGCCGCCGATGCGCTCGTGCAGACGTCCATCGGGTTCGAGACCCAGGGCATGACGCCGTTCGAGGCGGCGACCCTCGGCACGCCCTCCGTCGTGTGCGACCCCGACATCGCCGCGGAGCTCCAGGGCGGGCTCTGGGCGGTGCCGACGACGGACCCGGCCGCCCGCGGGCGAACCGTCGAGGCGCAACGGATCGAGGCCCTCGCCGCAACGCTGCGGCAGGCGGCCGCGGACATCGCGGACGGGACCGCGCCCCAGCCGGTGCCCGCCGTGGCGGACGCCTTCCGGCAGTCGTCGCGGACGGCCGCCATGATCGAGGTCTACGAGCGGGTCCTCCCGCGATCCTGA
- a CDS encoding ABC transporter substrate-binding protein, with translation MKVPARIVALATFTIGALALVSCTGGGAASDGAGPIDTSGELSGTIQFQTWSLKNEKFTPYFEDLIAAFEEEHPDVTVEWLDQPGDGYQEKILSQANADTLPDVLNLPPDIAYPLVAAGKLVDLDTADPDLKATYNAGAWDAYSQYPGVEGTYGLPWYLSSDASWWNLAQLAPYGVTEENLPTTVDELLTLAKDVATESGGKVQLLSSIPALDTFTAAGMEVINDEGEFDFNTDEAAAIIEQYADAYAAGAMPAEALTGDYGGNAEAYIQEKVAFTTGGTGFTTDLQKDAPALLENTVATPRLGVAPLYVQGLNVSADSDNKEAALAFAEFATDEENQVAFSSLAVGTAPGTADGGDQVVENIASSVTDEKQLAAIDTVFGAMKDAKALPFQWTSDMATYMTQQIALAVNGEADAKTQLDKIVEYANANRVDQ, from the coding sequence ATGAAAGTTCCCGCACGCATTGTCGCTCTGGCAACCTTCACGATCGGCGCCCTGGCGCTCGTGAGCTGCACCGGAGGCGGCGCCGCCTCGGACGGCGCCGGCCCCATCGACACCTCCGGCGAGCTCAGCGGAACCATCCAGTTCCAGACCTGGTCGCTGAAGAACGAGAAGTTCACCCCGTACTTCGAAGACCTCATCGCCGCGTTCGAGGAGGAGCACCCGGACGTGACCGTCGAGTGGCTCGACCAGCCCGGCGACGGCTACCAGGAGAAGATTCTGAGCCAGGCGAACGCCGACACGCTGCCCGACGTGCTCAACCTGCCGCCGGACATCGCCTACCCCCTCGTCGCGGCGGGGAAGCTCGTCGACCTCGACACCGCGGATCCGGACCTGAAGGCGACGTACAACGCCGGCGCCTGGGACGCGTACAGCCAGTACCCCGGCGTCGAGGGCACCTATGGCCTGCCCTGGTACCTCTCCAGCGACGCGTCCTGGTGGAACCTCGCCCAGCTCGCCCCGTACGGCGTCACCGAGGAGAACCTCCCGACGACGGTCGACGAACTGCTCACGCTCGCGAAGGACGTCGCCACGGAGTCCGGCGGCAAGGTCCAGCTCCTCTCCTCGATCCCGGCGCTCGACACCTTCACCGCCGCCGGCATGGAGGTCATCAACGACGAGGGCGAGTTCGACTTCAACACCGATGAGGCCGCCGCGATCATCGAGCAGTACGCCGACGCCTACGCGGCGGGCGCGATGCCCGCCGAGGCACTGACCGGCGACTACGGCGGGAACGCGGAGGCGTACATCCAGGAGAAGGTCGCCTTCACGACCGGCGGCACCGGCTTCACGACCGATCTGCAGAAGGACGCCCCGGCACTGCTGGAGAACACCGTCGCCACCCCGCGCCTCGGTGTCGCCCCGCTCTACGTGCAGGGCCTCAACGTCTCCGCCGACTCCGACAACAAGGAAGCCGCACTCGCGTTCGCCGAGTTCGCGACGGACGAGGAGAACCAGGTCGCGTTCTCCTCCCTCGCGGTCGGCACCGCCCCCGGCACGGCCGACGGCGGCGACCAGGTGGTCGAGAACATCGCCTCCTCCGTCACGGACGAGAAGCAGCTCGCCGCGATCGACACCGTGTTCGGCGCGATGAAGGACGCCAAGGCGCTGCCGTTCCAGTGGACCTCGGACATGGCCACCTACATGACCCAGCAGATCGCCCTGGCCGTGAACGGCGAGGCCGACGCCAAGACGCAGCTCGACAAGATCGTCGAGTACGCCAACGCGAACCGCGTGGACCAGTGA
- a CDS encoding carbohydrate ABC transporter permease: protein MTTLTTPPVESTPPAEEAPLPGRERIFRRRGSGDFSKPTLGGLIGRYALLLFVLFLVIGPFVWQLSTSFKGPQENIYSFPPELIPRDPTLQNYTRVADIVPVYLYAWHSLLVSLGTVLSNVILATFAGYALGCMRFRGKWIVMGILLSTLLFPGEVTVTSNFLTIRALGLADTLWGVFLPGAISAMNVLLVATACRMIPKDVLDAATVDGATTWQRIRHIVWPNIRGMVSVVAIFAFIGAWDDYLWPLIVLSDPAKYTLTVGMAYLNSSFSVDPRLIAAGTMIALVPIVIMFSFTQRFFFKGVQEGALKG, encoded by the coding sequence ATGACGACTCTGACGACGCCCCCGGTGGAGAGCACTCCGCCCGCGGAGGAGGCACCGCTGCCCGGCCGCGAGCGCATCTTCCGCCGCCGCGGCTCCGGCGACTTCAGCAAGCCCACGCTCGGCGGACTCATCGGCCGGTACGCGCTGCTGCTGTTCGTCCTGTTCCTCGTCATCGGCCCCTTCGTCTGGCAGCTCTCCACCTCGTTCAAGGGACCGCAGGAGAACATCTACTCCTTCCCGCCCGAGCTCATCCCCCGCGATCCGACGCTGCAGAACTACACGAGGGTCGCCGACATCGTCCCCGTCTACCTCTACGCCTGGCACTCGCTGCTCGTCTCGCTCGGCACCGTGCTCAGCAACGTGATCCTGGCCACGTTCGCCGGCTACGCCCTGGGCTGCATGCGCTTCCGCGGGAAGTGGATCGTCATGGGCATCCTGCTGTCCACGCTGCTGTTCCCCGGCGAGGTCACGGTCACCAGCAACTTCCTCACCATCCGCGCGCTCGGGCTCGCCGACACCCTGTGGGGCGTGTTCCTGCCCGGAGCGATCAGCGCCATGAACGTGCTGCTCGTCGCCACCGCGTGCCGCATGATCCCGAAGGACGTGCTGGACGCGGCCACCGTCGACGGTGCGACCACGTGGCAGCGCATCCGGCACATCGTGTGGCCGAACATCCGCGGCATGGTCTCGGTCGTGGCGATCTTCGCCTTCATCGGCGCGTGGGACGACTACCTCTGGCCGCTCATCGTGCTCTCCGACCCGGCGAAGTACACCCTGACCGTCGGCATGGCCTACCTCAACAGCAGCTTCTCGGTCGATCCGCGACTCATCGCCGCCGGCACCATGATCGCGCTCGTGCCCATCGTCATCATGTTCTCGTTCACGCAGCGCTTCTTCTTCAAGGGCGTGCAGGAGGGTGCGTTGAAGGGGTGA
- a CDS encoding LacI family DNA-binding transcriptional regulator codes for MTPGKRVTIADIARMAGVSPGAVSFALNGRPGVSEETRQRILSIIEEHHWQPSSAARALVGARANAVGFALARPARSLGSEAFFTDLIAGIESRLSESKVGLQLRLVADIDEEMEVHRQWRSSNQVDGIILIDPRDDDPRGARITALDARAVMIGSKPSPDGAVPSVWIGDDTVAETLFSYLAALGHTRIAYVAGPAELEHTRLRAEVLERMAADGIAGEVITTDFSPARASAVTRALLSGRQRPTAIVYDNDVMAVAGLRVAQEMGRAVPRDVSLASFDDSVIAGLINPSITAMTRDTFELGEQAATLLLQQIEAGTTLPSVQGPTPVLTARESTAPPPR; via the coding sequence ATGACCCCGGGGAAACGCGTGACCATCGCGGATATCGCGCGCATGGCCGGCGTCTCCCCCGGCGCCGTCTCGTTCGCCCTCAACGGTCGCCCCGGCGTGAGCGAGGAGACGCGGCAGCGCATCCTCTCGATCATCGAGGAGCATCACTGGCAGCCGAGCTCCGCCGCGCGTGCCCTCGTCGGCGCCCGTGCCAACGCGGTCGGATTCGCCCTCGCCCGCCCGGCGCGCTCCCTCGGCTCCGAGGCCTTCTTCACCGACCTCATCGCCGGCATCGAGTCCCGCCTCTCCGAGAGCAAGGTCGGTCTGCAGCTCCGCCTCGTCGCCGACATCGACGAGGAGATGGAGGTGCATCGGCAGTGGCGCTCGTCGAATCAGGTCGACGGCATCATCCTCATCGACCCGCGCGACGACGACCCGCGCGGCGCGCGCATCACGGCCCTGGACGCCCGCGCCGTCATGATCGGCTCGAAGCCCTCCCCGGACGGCGCGGTGCCCAGCGTGTGGATCGGCGACGACACCGTCGCGGAGACCCTGTTCTCCTACCTCGCCGCCCTCGGTCACACGCGCATCGCCTACGTCGCCGGTCCGGCCGAACTGGAGCACACCCGCCTGCGCGCCGAGGTGCTGGAGCGGATGGCGGCGGACGGCATCGCCGGCGAGGTCATCACGACGGACTTCTCCCCCGCCCGCGCCTCCGCCGTGACGCGCGCGCTGCTCTCCGGCCGGCAGCGCCCGACCGCGATCGTCTACGACAACGACGTGATGGCCGTCGCCGGCCTCCGCGTGGCGCAGGAGATGGGCCGGGCGGTTCCCCGCGACGTCTCCCTCGCGTCGTTCGACGACTCCGTCATCGCAGGACTCATCAATCCGTCGATCACCGCGATGACCCGCGACACGTTCGAGCTCGGCGAGCAGGCGGCCACGCTCCTGCTGCAGCAGATCGAGGCCGGCACCACGCTGCCGAGCGTCCAGGGCCCGACCCCGGTGCTCACCGCCCGCGAGAGCACGGCACCTCCGCCCCGCTGA